The genomic region CAGAGAAGAATTCAGCACTACTCACTAGGGTTGTGGAGAAGTTTAGCGGAGTGACTGAGTGAGAAAGTCATATCTAAATGGATTCTTTAAAGGTAGTACCTGGTATCAGGGAATAATATCTATTTCTTTTCTAGATAGATAATAGGTCAAATGATAAGTAGGGCCCTTCCATTTAAAGTAAGGTTGGTGGCGTACAACCCACAGGGAGAGAAAGTTGTTGCGATAGCAGCTAAAATGAGCAGGTCGAGACACGGCTGGGAGCACCACGAGGACATGTCTCAAGAGGAGATTGAAACGTGGATTCGTGATTCAATCATCCACGGATACTGGTCAGTTCTGGAGCACTCGGTCTACACTTTCTCCATAGAGGGCATATCTAGGGTAGCCTCACACCAATTTGTGAGGCATAGGATAGCATCCTACACCCAGATGTCGCATCGTTTCGCTAAGCCAAAGGACGAATTCTATAGGCCCGTTGTACCACCTAGCTTCAAGTCACCCGAGGCATTCGAAAAGGTATACCAGGAGTACCTTCGTGTCCTAGAGTCGGGGGTACCTGAGGAAGACGCTAGGTATGTCCTACCAAACGGCGTCAACACTAACCTAGTGGTTACGATGAACGCAAGGGAGCTCTACAACTTCTTTGGACTCAGGTTATGTACTAGGGCACAGTGGGAGATTAGGGCAGTGGCCTGGCTCATGCTGGACGAGGTGAAGAAGGTCCACCCCCTGCTCTTTAAGTTCGCAGGGCCCAATTGCATTCTTCACGAAAACTTCGTGAGGCCTGAGGACGATCCCGTTACCCTTGACCAGGAGAAGGAGCTGGTCTCATCGAGATGCATCGAGGGAGTCCCGAGAAACGGAGTCTGGAAGTGTATAAGAAACTCTCGCATGATTCTAGAAAAAATAAAGTAAACCTACATCTGCACAATTCTAGTTTTTTAAAATATATAAGCATAGTTCGATTGTCAAAAGCAAATATTTTATACTCCTTCTAGTCTATCTAACACTGCATGACCTACACTCAGGCAGTGTTATCCTTCGGTTTGCCCTTCATCTTAGTTCTTTTGGGGGCATATGGTACGTATAAACTCCTAGAGCTAGTTATGCCTAGAAACCCGAATCCTTTGAAGACTGCCAGGTTCGAGGCAGGTAATATTCCCACGGGAGAAGGTAGGCTGTGGTTTCCTCTTCAGTATTATGGTTACCTTCTCGTGTACACGACGCTCGAGCCCATAGTAGTTTTACTCTTTGTGGCCGCAGCGGTTCCATTCTACAATAACTTCACCCTATTTAGGAACCTCTTGATAGTTGTGGGATCCTTCCTAGTTTTAATGTATCCAGTCCTTTACTATGCCATAAGGCAGATCAACATGATTACTTATTGGGGGTTGAGAAGGTGAGCGAGAAACCCATAGACCTAGTGGTGAAGCTCCTTCAGGAGCGGAAAATACCCCTGAAGGTTGAGGGCGACACAAGGGGTTCCATTGAGGTAGATAAGTCGAAACTCGTGGAAACTGCGAAAGTCTTAAAGGAGCTTGGCTTCGACCACGTCAAGGCAGTGACCGGTATTGATTACCCCGATCAAGCCAAGTTCCAGGTGGTTTACCACGTTTCCTCCTTTGACCTTCAACTTTCCAAGGTGATCATTGCGCTCAAGACTTGGACCTCATACAAGGAACCGGTGGTCCCGAGCCTTCTCTCTGTTTGGGGAAGTGTGTGGACCGGGGAAAGGGAAACCTACGAAATGTTGGGGATAACCTTCGAGGGAAATCCAGACATGAGGAGGTTATTCCTACCTGAGGACTTCGAAGGGGTTTACCCCCTGAGAAAGAGTTTCAAGGTTAAGACGGAGGGGTTGTTCGTTGACAAGTCAAGTTGATGATTTAATGAAAAGTGGCGGGATGGAGCTGGACATAGTCCCCGTCACTGGAGAACTCAATGTGGGGCCTCAACATCCAGGATCAGGGCACATGAGAATTTTCGTTAAGCTCAATGGAGATATTATAGAGGACGCGGAAATTGACCCTGGGTACGTGCACAGGGCTGTTGAGAAACTGGGAGAGAACAGGAACTACATTCATTTGATCCCGCTCGTGGAAAGGCCTGCAATCCTTGATTCAGTTAATATGAACCTTGGATACATCCTCGCGGTCGAGAAGATACTTAACGTTGACGTTCCGGAGAGGGCACAATACCTGAGGAGCTTTGCCGCAGAGATAAGCAGGATAGCAAGTCACCTGTACGGCATGGGTATCCTGGCCATCTTCATTGGGCATTCCACAGGTTTCATGTGGGGGTTCGGCGATAGGGAAGTTTGGGTTCAGATTCTTGAGGCGCTGACGGGTGCAAGGATAACTAACTCCTACATCCTTCCAGGGGGAGTCAGAAGGGATCTGACCCCAGCCGTCATAGAGATGACCAAGAAGGCCATTGCATACCAACGTAAGAAGATGAAGGATTGGGAGAGGATTTTCCTAAATAACCCCAACATTAAGGCAAGGTTACAGGACGTTGGTGTTATGACACGGGAACAGGCTATTGAGTGGGGAGCTGCTGGACCAAACCTCAGAGGCTCTGGGGTTTACTACGACGCTAGAAAGGCCGAGCCCTATGGCGCTTATTCCAAGCTAGACTTTGAAATACCGGTTTATAAGGAAGGAGATGGTTACGCAAGGACCCTGGTCAGGTTTGAGGAAATTGAACAGAGCCTGAGAATACTGGAGCAGGTGATAAAGGATATTCCTGAAGGACAAATCCTGAGCGATAGGTTCTTCAAGCAAATTCCGCCCACCAGGTTGAAAAAGTGGTGGGAAGGACAAAAGAGGATCGTTATGCCAGGTTATTACGCCTCCTTCAGGCCGCCTAAGGGTGAGGCGATTTCAAGGGTTGAGGCAGGGAGAGGCGAACTCGTGTATTACGTGGTGAGCGACGGCTCAGCTAAACCCTATAGGTTGAGGATGATAACTCCGTCATACAGGTCAATATACGTGATGAAGAATCTCCTGAAAGGGGCTAGATACGCGGATCTGGTCTCGATTTACGGTAGCCTAGACTATTTCCCACCGGAGGCTGATAGATAATGAATATTCTATTCGATATCAGATATTATATTCTCTACCCATCATTTTTCGCTCCAATAATTCTTCCAGGGTTAATTTTCACTGCTATACTCCTCCTTACAACTATCTGGTTTGAGAGAAAGGCTGCTGCGAGGGTTCAAATGAGGATTGGTCCCTATTACGCTTCCAAGAGACTGGGAGGGTACCTTCAGTTGGTCGCTGATGCTCTGAAATTCGTGTTCTCAGAGGTTATAGTGCCCGAGGGAGTTAACCCAACCCTGTTCGCGCTGACGCCAGTGCTCGTTGTGGCCATGTCCTTTCTCCCCCTTGCAGTGATACCAGTGTCAGTGATCCCACCTTCTGGTTCAATCTTCTCGATCTATTTCCACGACTTCTACGATCCCAACGTGGGGTTAGGAGTTTTGGTGGGTCTATTTACCCAGTATAACATGCTATTAATCCTGGCAATAGAGTCCATTTATCCAGCGATGATCATCCTAATGGCCTGGAGTACCAACAATAGGTTTGCCATAGTTGGGGCAGTCAGAGAATCCTACCTTTCCGTGTCCTATGACGTGCTTTTGCTCATGTCCACCATATCCATGGCCCTGGAGTATCATACGCTGGATCTAGTGAAGATAGTTCAGACGGGGGTACCCGGAATTCTTGCCAATCCTCTTGCAGCAGTGACCTTCTTCATTGCAATGATAATCGGTAGTGCGAGGTTCCCCTTTGATATAGCTGAGGCCGATACTGAGCTCGTTCTTGGACCAGCGACGGAGTACAGCGGTCTCCTCTTTGTGTTAACCATGGCAGGCTCCTACGTGGGGAACTTTGTGTACGCCCTGGTGTTTACTGACATGTTCCTATGGGGCTGGTACCCGCTTTCAGGATTCCCAGGAGCCCTTCTCACGGTTATTAAGGCTTCAATTCTCGTGTTTTTCTCGGTGTTCCTCAGGTCAGTCTACGGGAGGTATAGATTGGATCAGGCCCTTAGGGGAAGCTGGAAATATATATTCCCCTTGGCCATAGCCTCCCTATTTCTAGGTTTAGTGGTGGGTTACCTATGGATTCAGTAAAAATAAAGGAATACAAAAAGGGAGAGTCTCCATTTAACGTGGTCTCCGGGCATCTTCAGGCCGTTGGGGCTGGGATAAAGTATTTCGTTAAGCCCCAGCGGATAACCCTGAAGTACCCGGACGAGTCAATGTCCCTTCCCACAGGTTACAGGGGAATGATAAGGCTGTACAAGGACGTGTGCATTGGCTGTACCCTGTGTGCCATGGTGTGTCCCGCGGATGCCATGAAGATGGTCACGGACCAGGGGAAGAAATTCCCCACAATCAACTACGGTAGGTGCGTTTTCTGTGCCTTCTGCGTGGACATTTGTCCCGTGGACGCACTTAAGGAGACAGGGGTACATGATGCTGCCTTCTCTAACAGAAGGGAGCTGATATTCAATCCAGAGAGATTTGACCAAGACTTCGATCAACCTCCCCTGCGACCTGTGGTGAGGAAAGTAAAGGCGGTAATAGATGAGGACAAGGGGATAAAGTATGTACCTGACACAGAGTGACTTTCAGATAGGGATATTCTTCCTTTTCTCCATCTTCGCCCTGGCTACAGCTCTCTTCATCGTGAACTCAAAGAACGTGTTCTATTCCGCGGTGTCCCTAGCCTTTCTGGGGATATCTGTGGCCGTGTTGATAGCAGATCTGGACCCTGAGGCCTACTCCCTTTACTCGGCTTTTCACCTCCTCCTTTACGTTGGGGCAACCGTGGTGTTCCTCTCGATCTCTCTGGTAATGTTCAGGGGGCTAGAGGTCAAGGAAATTAGAACTCCTTGGGCTCCTGCAATGGCCCTCCTATCGGCTGTAGCTTTCTTCGCCGTTCTAGTTCTCTCCACCAGCTCCATCACTCCAGTTCAGATACAACCCCTCAATCTAGCAGTGGTAGGTGAGAAAATAGTGTCGCAGTATTGGTTCCCTGCAGTGGTACTCGTGATAGCTTTGCTCACAACAATGATTGAGGCGCTTTCCCTAGCAAGGAGGGATTAACATGAATCCCATTGTTGTGGATACGGCTCTAGTTGTGGCTAGTCTTCTGGTGGCAATCGGGATATACGGACTTCTGAACAGCAAGAACGTGATAAGGGTTCTTCTGTCCTCCGAGATCATCCTTAACGCCTCAATTCTTCTAATCTTTTCCATGTCTTCCCTAGCTGGGAAGTCATATACACCTCTCATTTTTTCCGTGTTTGCCATAGGTATGGCCCTCACAGAGGTCGTGGTAGCTTTCGCTTCCATTATCCTGTATTATAGGCAAAAGGGTTCGTTGGAGGTGGATTAAATGCTAGGTATTTACCTCTTGGTAGCTTCACTCGTGCTCTCCTCCCTCGTGTTTTTCATCAAGGACAAGAAGTCCTCTACAACTCTCACGGGAATAGCGATAGCGCTCAACGGCTATTTCCTGTTCAGGAGGGGACTATTTGAGAACTTCTTCGTGGCCAAGACCATTGGCTCCTTTGGATTGACGGTGACGGATCTGAACTTCCCCTTCGTGATTACCATACTTGCGGTAACCCTGCTCACCATACCCTACTCCTTGAGGTATATGGAGGAAAGATTCCACGAACTTGGTTCAGGAAACTGGGGTCTTTTCTTCGGGCTCTACTCTCTGTTCTCCGTCTCAATGCTCTACACTGTGTTGTCCACTAACCTCTTAGAAATTTACATTTTCCTGGAGATAGCCCTCGTGACGTCCTTCCTCCTCATCATGCTCTACGGATATGGAGACAGGAGGAGAATAAGCCTGCTTTACTTCATTTGGACCCACGTGGGTACGGTGCTTTTGCTCGCGTCGGTGATAGTGATAGGCCTAGAGACCGGTAGCATGGACGTTTACTCCGCGTTGAACGTGTTTCACGATTACTCTACCGTGGGGTACGCCGTTGCCATCTTCCTCCTTGCGGTTATAGGAATGATGGTGAAGGGAGCTCAGGCTGGAGTTAACGTGTGGTTACCATATGCCCACGGCGAGGCTCCAACTCCCATTTCCGTGTTACTTAGTCCCAACATGGTGGGACTTGGCGTCTTCGTGGTTATCCTTTACTTCTACATGTTCCCCGGGATGTCGTTCCTTGCCCCAATCTTCGTGGGTTGGGCCTTACTCACCATGATTTACGGTGGAATTAATGCGTTGGCTCAAAGGGACTTCAAGAGGTTCCTGGCGTACTCAAGCGTCTCGCAAATGGGTTACATGATGCTGGGGGCGGGAGTTGCGTTCCTGATGGGGTTACCCCTGACCTTAGTTTCGCTCCCACTTGGGATAATTGCCTCAGCGTTGATTTACGTATCCCACGGCTTCGGAAAGGCTCTCCTCTTCATGAGCGCTGGGGCTAACATAACTGAGGCCCACGAGAGGGATATAGAGAAGTTGGGAGGACTGTACCAGACCTCTCCCCTTCATACTACTCTTTCATTCCTGGGACTACTGAACATACTTGGTCTTCCTCCTACTGTAGGGCTTATCAGCGAAGTCCTTCTCCTGTTTGCGACTGGAGAACTGGTGCAGAAGGTGGGTATATCCTGGTTCTTGGTAGTCGTGGTGGCGTTGTTCATTGCAATTGGGCTCTCCTCAGCTTACGCCACCTATCTCTTTAAGAAGGTCTACGCTGGGAAACCCCAAAATCCAGTTTCGCTGGACAAGATAGCGGAGTATAGCGTACCCATGCTCATCTTGGCGGGGCTTAGCGTTGTCCTCTTCTTCTTCCCTCAAGTCAGTGTGGAGTCCCTAGTTAACTTTATCCAGTCCGTGTCAGGACAGGACATCTACCTACCGCTAATAGTTTTCCTTCCAGCTTTGGGTTCGCTTCTAGCCCTTATCACCACGTCCAAGTTAAGCAGAGATGTGAGGGGATGGATTGTTAACATCATGTTAGGTATTAGCATGATCCTAGCCTGGTTAAACCTTGGGTCCACCTTGCTGGTTAATAGGACCTTCTTCGTTCCATCACAATTTTACACCATGTTTGGTTACCTTTCCTTTAGCTCCTCACTCCTTCAGTCAATACTGGCAGTTTTCGTGTCTACTCTGTCGTTCTTCATTGGTATTTACAGTGTCGGATACATGAGAGAGGATAACGTGTTAAGGAGATATTGGGGGTTCTTCGGATTCTTCGTGAGCTCCATGCTCGCTGTGGTTCTTTCCAATAATATTCTCCTCTTCATGGCCGGTTGGGAGGGTACTAGTCTTGCGTCCTACGGTCTAATTAGTTACTGGCTTGATGACAACGAGAAGAACGTGGTAGGTGATAAGGGTAGGTTTGTGTTCAACATGGAGTTCCTTTCGAAGCCTACAACCTCTGGAATCAGGGCAATGATATTCACGAGGGTAGGCGATGTGGGCCTCCTACTTGGCCTTGGGTATCTGGTGTATTTAACCTCGACCTCCACGCTCACTGGATCCACCATGCTCTTTACGCAAGTTGGATCCCTGCCAGGTGTTTTCCAGGTACTCGGTGAGATGGCGACCCTCCCCTTCGGGTTGACTATGCTGATTCTACTTTTCCTGGGAGGCCTCTCAAAGAGCGCCCAGTTCCCCTTCACTCAATGGTTGGTGACAGCCATGACAGGTCCAACGCCTGTTAGTGCCTTAATCCACGCGGCCACCATGGTCAATCTAGGGGCGATGTTCACATTCCTTACCTATCCTTACCTTGCGTTCCAAGCTAACAGTCAAGACGTGGGAACTCTTCTCACTTTCTTCTCGGTAATGGCAGGGATTTCCCTGTTCACAGCCCTTTACACCAGCCTCAATGCCCTGGTGTCAAACGAGCAGAAAGTAGTTCTAGCCAACTCAACTGCGGATCAGATATCACTC from Metallosphaera sedula DSM 5348 harbors:
- a CDS encoding NADH-quinone oxidoreductase subunit J family protein, which produces MYLTQSDFQIGIFFLFSIFALATALFIVNSKNVFYSAVSLAFLGISVAVLIADLDPEAYSLYSAFHLLLYVGATVVFLSISLVMFRGLEVKEIRTPWAPAMALLSAVAFFAVLVLSTSSITPVQIQPLNLAVVGEKIVSQYWFPAVVLVIALLTTMIEALSLARRD
- a CDS encoding NADH-quinone oxidoreductase subunit D, with the protein product MTSQVDDLMKSGGMELDIVPVTGELNVGPQHPGSGHMRIFVKLNGDIIEDAEIDPGYVHRAVEKLGENRNYIHLIPLVERPAILDSVNMNLGYILAVEKILNVDVPERAQYLRSFAAEISRIASHLYGMGILAIFIGHSTGFMWGFGDREVWVQILEALTGARITNSYILPGGVRRDLTPAVIEMTKKAIAYQRKKMKDWERIFLNNPNIKARLQDVGVMTREQAIEWGAAGPNLRGSGVYYDARKAEPYGAYSKLDFEIPVYKEGDGYARTLVRFEEIEQSLRILEQVIKDIPEGQILSDRFFKQIPPTRLKKWWEGQKRIVMPGYYASFRPPKGEAISRVEAGRGELVYYVVSDGSAKPYRLRMITPSYRSIYVMKNLLKGARYADLVSIYGSLDYFPPEADR
- the thyX gene encoding FAD-dependent thymidylate synthase, yielding MISRALPFKVRLVAYNPQGEKVVAIAAKMSRSRHGWEHHEDMSQEEIETWIRDSIIHGYWSVLEHSVYTFSIEGISRVASHQFVRHRIASYTQMSHRFAKPKDEFYRPVVPPSFKSPEAFEKVYQEYLRVLESGVPEEDARYVLPNGVNTNLVVTMNARELYNFFGLRLCTRAQWEIRAVAWLMLDEVKKVHPLLFKFAGPNCILHENFVRPEDDPVTLDQEKELVSSRCIEGVPRNGVWKCIRNSRMILEKIK
- the nuoK gene encoding NADH-quinone oxidoreductase subunit NuoK; the encoded protein is MNPIVVDTALVVASLLVAIGIYGLLNSKNVIRVLLSSEIILNASILLIFSMSSLAGKSYTPLIFSVFAIGMALTEVVVAFASIILYYRQKGSLEVD
- the nuoH gene encoding NADH-quinone oxidoreductase subunit NuoH, with amino-acid sequence MNILFDIRYYILYPSFFAPIILPGLIFTAILLLTTIWFERKAAARVQMRIGPYYASKRLGGYLQLVADALKFVFSEVIVPEGVNPTLFALTPVLVVAMSFLPLAVIPVSVIPPSGSIFSIYFHDFYDPNVGLGVLVGLFTQYNMLLILAIESIYPAMIILMAWSTNNRFAIVGAVRESYLSVSYDVLLLMSTISMALEYHTLDLVKIVQTGVPGILANPLAAVTFFIAMIIGSARFPFDIAEADTELVLGPATEYSGLLFVLTMAGSYVGNFVYALVFTDMFLWGWYPLSGFPGALLTVIKASILVFFSVFLRSVYGRYRLDQALRGSWKYIFPLAIASLFLGLVVGYLWIQ
- the nuoI gene encoding NADH-quinone oxidoreductase subunit NuoI, with translation MDSVKIKEYKKGESPFNVVSGHLQAVGAGIKYFVKPQRITLKYPDESMSLPTGYRGMIRLYKDVCIGCTLCAMVCPADAMKMVTDQGKKFPTINYGRCVFCAFCVDICPVDALKETGVHDAAFSNRRELIFNPERFDQDFDQPPLRPVVRKVKAVIDEDKGIKYVPDTE
- the ndhC gene encoding NADH-quinone oxidoreductase subunit A, which produces MTYTQAVLSFGLPFILVLLGAYGTYKLLELVMPRNPNPLKTARFEAGNIPTGEGRLWFPLQYYGYLLVYTTLEPIVVLLFVAAAVPFYNNFTLFRNLLIVVGSFLVLMYPVLYYAIRQINMITYWGLRR
- a CDS encoding proton-conducting transporter transmembrane domain-containing protein is translated as MLGIYLLVASLVLSSLVFFIKDKKSSTTLTGIAIALNGYFLFRRGLFENFFVAKTIGSFGLTVTDLNFPFVITILAVTLLTIPYSLRYMEERFHELGSGNWGLFFGLYSLFSVSMLYTVLSTNLLEIYIFLEIALVTSFLLIMLYGYGDRRRISLLYFIWTHVGTVLLLASVIVIGLETGSMDVYSALNVFHDYSTVGYAVAIFLLAVIGMMVKGAQAGVNVWLPYAHGEAPTPISVLLSPNMVGLGVFVVILYFYMFPGMSFLAPIFVGWALLTMIYGGINALAQRDFKRFLAYSSVSQMGYMMLGAGVAFLMGLPLTLVSLPLGIIASALIYVSHGFGKALLFMSAGANITEAHERDIEKLGGLYQTSPLHTTLSFLGLLNILGLPPTVGLISEVLLLFATGELVQKVGISWFLVVVVALFIAIGLSSAYATYLFKKVYAGKPQNPVSLDKIAEYSVPMLILAGLSVVLFFFPQVSVESLVNFIQSVSGQDIYLPLIVFLPALGSLLALITTSKLSRDVRGWIVNIMLGISMILAWLNLGSTLLVNRTFFVPSQFYTMFGYLSFSSSLLQSILAVFVSTLSFFIGIYSVGYMREDNVLRRYWGFFGFFVSSMLAVVLSNNILLFMAGWEGTSLASYGLISYWLDDNEKNVVGDKGRFVFNMEFLSKPTTSGIRAMIFTRVGDVGLLLGLGYLVYLTSTSTLTGSTMLFTQVGSLPGVFQVLGEMATLPFGLTMLILLFLGGLSKSAQFPFTQWLVTAMTGPTPVSALIHAATMVNLGAMFTFLTYPYLAFQANSQDVGTLLTFFSVMAGISLFTALYTSLNALVSNEQKVVLANSTADQISLMIFASSMGGVLAILDGNLILLFSGIAIGLIQMIAHGIYKASLFMNAGSVIHYTESRYMGTVSGLYRELKWVFILQLIAALNLANVPPLVGFWAHSYISTLTSASAPLNTFYLFLEFLGAIYIVRYVMKTFLWKGETHEEEKGHVYPEMLISPTILVLASIGLGASISLLSGFMASHFFAVGFGFDFVELGLSLVGIVIAVALYLSPRDFARYAGLRPLINFLYYGWYIYPALDRLGVSLYRGALATYRALEYGTIDMGLNVKLPSVLISAGNKYFKDIQTGLLRDYVGLYVGGLILLMVIVLLVFGVI
- a CDS encoding NADH-quinone oxidoreductase subunit C; amino-acid sequence: MSEKPIDLVVKLLQERKIPLKVEGDTRGSIEVDKSKLVETAKVLKELGFDHVKAVTGIDYPDQAKFQVVYHVSSFDLQLSKVIIALKTWTSYKEPVVPSLLSVWGSVWTGERETYEMLGITFEGNPDMRRLFLPEDFEGVYPLRKSFKVKTEGLFVDKSS